A portion of the Thermodesulfobacteriota bacterium genome contains these proteins:
- a CDS encoding type II toxin-antitoxin system VapC family toxin: protein MNILLDTCTFLWLIADSPELSGPAREVFADPENEVYLSVASCWEIVVKWSMGRLALPEEPGRFLPRQRHQHEIEPLALVEEATWHLPKLPLLHKDPFDRILICQAIEHSLILLTPDPLITQYPVRTLWPS, encoded by the coding sequence GTGAACATCCTGCTGGATACGTGCACCTTCCTGTGGCTCATCGCCGACAGCCCGGAGCTTTCCGGCCCAGCTCGGGAGGTCTTTGCGGACCCGGAGAACGAGGTCTATCTGAGCGTCGCCTCCTGTTGGGAGATCGTGGTCAAGTGGTCCATGGGGAGGCTTGCCCTGCCCGAGGAGCCCGGACGATTCCTGCCCAGACAGCGGCACCAGCATGAAATCGAGCCGCTGGCCCTGGTCGAAGAGGCCACCTGGCATCTCCCCAAGCTGCCGCTGCTGCACAAGGATCCTTTTGACCGGATCCTCATCTGCCAGGCCATCGAGCACTCCCTGATCCTCCTGACCCCGGACCCTCTCATCACCCAGTATCCGGTGCGGACCCTCTGGCCAAGCTGA
- the lexA gene encoding transcriptional repressor LexA, whose product MDLTPRQQSVLTFIRRHQEETGIAPSVREIAEHFGLRGLAGVHRILQALVAKGHLASQAGKKRSWRLMAGPARPAIPLLGRIAAGPPREALEDRDEGLPVDPRLFGCQDCFALRVQGDSMIGVHIADGDLAILRPQEDAADGEIVAVLIDDLLTEATLKFFRRQGETIRLQAANPLYPDLIFTAEAQEKVRILGRLVGLIRHS is encoded by the coding sequence ATGGATCTCACCCCCCGGCAGCAGAGTGTTCTGACCTTCATCCGGCGTCATCAGGAGGAGACCGGCATCGCCCCCTCGGTGCGGGAGATCGCCGAGCATTTCGGCCTGCGGGGCCTGGCCGGCGTGCACCGCATCCTCCAGGCCCTGGTGGCCAAGGGGCATCTGGCCAGCCAGGCCGGCAAGAAGCGCTCCTGGCGGCTGATGGCCGGTCCGGCCCGGCCGGCGATTCCGCTTCTGGGCCGCATCGCCGCCGGCCCTCCCCGGGAGGCCCTGGAGGACCGCGACGAGGGCCTGCCGGTGGATCCCCGCCTCTTCGGCTGCCAGGACTGCTTCGCCCTGCGGGTCCAGGGCGACTCCATGATCGGCGTCCATATCGCCGACGGTGACCTGGCGATCCTCCGGCCCCAGGAAGATGCCGCCGACGGCGAGATCGTGGCGGTGCTCATCGACGATCTTCTCACCGAGGCCACCCTCAAGTTTTTCCGCCGCCAGGGCGAGACCATCCGCCTCCAGGCCGCCAACCCCCTCTACCCCGACCTGATCTTCACGGCCGAGGCGCAGGAGAAGGTCCGGATCCTCGGCCGGCTGGTAGGCCTCATCCGGCACTCCTGA
- a CDS encoding type II toxin-antitoxin system Phd/YefM family antitoxin yields the protein MITLNIHEAKATLSACLARVSSGETVILCKRNQPIAEIRPLRKKLRKRRPIGLARQEFPDFTVDKAFFEPLPEDLTDAFLGEGP from the coding sequence ATGATCACCCTCAATATCCACGAGGCCAAGGCCACCCTCTCTGCCTGTCTGGCCAGGGTCAGCAGCGGCGAGACAGTCATTCTCTGCAAGCGCAACCAGCCCATCGCCGAGATTCGCCCGCTTCGCAAGAAGCTCCGGAAGAGGCGGCCCATCGGACTCGCGCGGCAGGAGTTCCCGGATTTCACCGTCGACAAGGCCTTCTTCGAGCCGCTTCCCGAGGATCTCACCGACGCCTTTCTTGGTGAGGGCCCGTGA
- a CDS encoding DNA polymerase III subunit alpha, with the protein MDPFVHLEVQSAFSFLWGTFTPEALVAAAQALGQPAVALTDLLGLPGAVRFCRAAEGAGIQPIVGSRLPLADGSWITLLARNRAGFGQLCRLVSAAHSQERRIVPLDPLLLAEGRDLIGLVGGWPSPWRRQLLAGGWHPVRAALVRLRRLFDQDLQLFLALEDHGLPEDGFLGQVFLELARDLDLPVVATNSVAFLTPADLSLHLTLVAVQERYHHRAVTPLPNDRFFLRSGAAMAEAVPVPAALANTRLVAERCQEPVLPLGRRHPPSYPARDGSARPGDTILARQGLVALARCQRPVSPVYLRQLAHELAQVSGRGLADFFLLVQEVVAFARKAGIRSSIRGSAAGSLLVHLLLGGPDPIRHGLLFERFMNEGRPDLPDIDIDFDSERRDEVLSWVMARLPGQAAMVATIHCLRPRSAVRLVARALGYPLAAIGRLADCLPWSLRGYDLVAALEALPELRRAPIRQEPRLLALASRLCGLPFQSSVHLGGVILAPGAITDWTPLTTSAKGLPVSQLDKDDVEALGLMKLDLLGLRMHSALGRAAAILRQHGIPVDLGRLPLDDAATYELLQSTDTLGIFQLESPGQRHLIGRLQPSSFTDLVAEISLFRPGPVEGNMVQHYVARRHGQEPADVFHPVLAEVLAETCGVIVFQEQVLRVVHLFAGFSYAEADAFRRAMNRKGSSAEMASLEARFLAGAQAQGHPLSLAREVFAQVAAFAAYGFCKAHAVAFAEITYQSAWLKAHHPQALYLGLLGAGQVGSYPPSVLLNEARRRGIPILPPHVNESGLEYAPEGPGIRLPLTVIRGVGPAIAQRLLANRETGGPFGNLEDLQQRLALPARLLATLARAGALAGLQKEARSPVAPRSLGTAGPRPLAAAGGGEGWR; encoded by the coding sequence ATGGATCCTTTCGTCCACCTGGAGGTCCAGAGCGCTTTTTCCTTCCTCTGGGGGACCTTCACTCCGGAGGCCCTGGTGGCGGCAGCTCAGGCTTTGGGGCAGCCGGCGGTGGCCCTCACCGACCTCCTGGGCCTGCCCGGCGCGGTCCGTTTCTGCCGGGCCGCCGAGGGGGCCGGCATCCAGCCCATCGTCGGCAGCCGCCTGCCCCTGGCCGACGGCTCCTGGATCACCCTCTTGGCCCGGAACCGGGCCGGCTTTGGCCAGCTCTGCCGCCTCGTCTCCGCGGCCCACAGCCAGGAGCGGCGGATCGTCCCCCTGGATCCCCTCCTTCTGGCCGAGGGCCGGGACCTCATCGGCCTGGTGGGGGGCTGGCCCTCCCCCTGGCGGCGGCAGCTCTTGGCCGGGGGCTGGCACCCGGTCCGGGCCGCCCTTGTGCGGCTGCGCCGGCTGTTCGACCAGGATCTGCAGCTCTTCCTGGCCCTGGAGGATCATGGCCTGCCCGAGGACGGCTTTCTTGGGCAGGTCTTTCTGGAGCTGGCCCGGGACCTGGATCTGCCGGTGGTGGCCACCAACAGCGTCGCCTTTCTCACCCCGGCCGACCTTTCCCTGCACCTGACCCTGGTGGCAGTCCAGGAGCGGTACCACCACCGGGCCGTGACGCCGCTGCCCAATGACCGCTTCTTCCTGCGCTCCGGCGCTGCCATGGCCGAGGCGGTGCCGGTGCCGGCGGCCCTCGCCAATACCCGGCTGGTGGCCGAGCGCTGCCAGGAGCCGGTTCTGCCTCTGGGCCGCCGCCATCCACCTTCATATCCCGCCAGGGACGGGAGCGCCCGCCCCGGTGATACGATCCTGGCCCGGCAGGGCCTTGTCGCCCTGGCCCGCTGCCAGCGGCCGGTGTCCCCCGTCTATCTGCGGCAGCTGGCCCACGAGCTGGCCCAGGTCAGCGGCCGGGGCCTGGCGGATTTCTTTCTTCTGGTGCAGGAGGTGGTGGCCTTTGCCCGGAAGGCCGGGATCAGGAGCAGCATCCGGGGCTCGGCCGCCGGCTCCCTCCTGGTGCATCTCCTTTTGGGCGGCCCGGATCCCATCCGCCACGGCCTTCTTTTCGAGCGCTTCATGAACGAGGGCCGGCCGGATCTGCCGGACATCGACATCGATTTCGATTCCGAGCGGCGGGACGAGGTGCTCTCCTGGGTCATGGCCCGCCTGCCGGGCCAGGCGGCGATGGTGGCCACCATCCACTGCCTGCGACCCCGGAGCGCCGTGCGCCTGGTGGCCCGGGCCCTGGGCTACCCTTTGGCCGCCATCGGCCGGCTGGCCGACTGCCTGCCCTGGTCCCTCCGGGGCTACGATCTCGTCGCCGCCCTGGAGGCCCTGCCCGAGCTGCGCCGGGCGCCCATCCGCCAGGAGCCCCGCCTTTTGGCGCTGGCCAGCCGCCTGTGCGGTCTGCCCTTCCAGAGCTCGGTGCATCTGGGCGGCGTGATTCTGGCCCCCGGCGCGATCACCGACTGGACGCCCCTTACCACCTCGGCCAAGGGCCTGCCGGTGAGCCAGCTGGACAAGGACGACGTGGAGGCCCTGGGCCTGATGAAGCTGGATCTTTTAGGCCTGCGCATGCACTCGGCCCTGGGCCGGGCTGCGGCCATCCTCCGGCAGCACGGGATCCCGGTCGATCTCGGCCGCCTGCCGTTGGACGATGCCGCCACCTACGAGCTGTTGCAGAGCACCGACACCCTGGGCATCTTCCAGCTGGAGTCGCCGGGCCAGCGCCATCTCATCGGCCGGTTGCAGCCCTCCTCCTTCACCGACCTGGTGGCCGAGATCTCCCTTTTCCGGCCCGGCCCGGTGGAGGGCAACATGGTGCAGCACTATGTGGCCCGGCGCCATGGCCAGGAGCCGGCCGACGTCTTCCATCCGGTTCTGGCGGAGGTCCTGGCCGAGACCTGCGGGGTCATCGTCTTCCAGGAGCAGGTGCTCCGGGTCGTCCACCTCTTTGCCGGCTTTTCTTACGCCGAGGCCGATGCCTTCCGCCGGGCCATGAACCGGAAAGGGAGCAGCGCCGAGATGGCGAGCCTGGAAGCCCGCTTCCTGGCGGGTGCCCAGGCCCAGGGCCATCCCCTGTCCCTGGCCCGGGAGGTCTTCGCCCAGGTGGCAGCCTTTGCCGCCTACGGCTTCTGCAAGGCACATGCCGTGGCCTTTGCCGAGATCACCTACCAGAGCGCCTGGCTCAAGGCCCACCACCCCCAGGCCCTCTACCTCGGCCTCCTGGGTGCCGGTCAGGTGGGGTCGTATCCACCCTCTGTCCTTCTCAACGAGGCTCGCCGCCGGGGGATCCCCATCCTGCCGCCCCATGTCAACGAAAGCGGCCTGGAGTATGCCCCCGAAGGGCCGGGCATCCGCCTGCCCCTCACCGTGATCCGCGGCGTCGGCCCGGCCATTGCCCAGCGGCTGCTGGCCAACCGGGAGACCGGCGGCCCTTT